Proteins encoded together in one Pseudomonas sp. ADAK13 window:
- a CDS encoding fimbrial protein yields the protein MKRLYGAIVLLSLIGVTTTVQAVDCRVNGGAFVTVGAGQNINLQVPVTVLLQTGPDRISLEGARLECRYTIGPQTPSAGEDYWTTGNGAPWTPGPKFAREGTGLRVNGVFRNTPVPIGIRTNTMPDNRVIYPIDITPYILTRNNPVTPIDIRVGDNLGTLRVVQTNNTGSGSSQLTVTYTAANNFTVSPSTCTINNNNPIVIDFGNVHQRAIGTDPLTTSVRSDRRLNYSCPGPGSVTSPITITYQGTPSSFNSNLLTMSNPDVGTALVRGGSAVRVNGSFLSQITNNSGGDDVTFALVSRSGSLPAAGPINGSGVLIMGVP from the coding sequence ATGAAACGACTTTATGGAGCCATTGTGCTCCTCTCCCTGATTGGCGTTACGACGACCGTGCAGGCCGTTGATTGCCGTGTGAATGGCGGAGCGTTCGTAACGGTAGGTGCCGGCCAGAATATAAACCTGCAGGTTCCTGTTACGGTCTTGCTGCAGACCGGCCCGGACCGAATCTCACTCGAAGGGGCGAGGCTTGAATGCCGATATACCATCGGCCCTCAGACGCCCTCCGCGGGGGAGGACTACTGGACAACCGGAAACGGTGCCCCCTGGACGCCAGGGCCAAAATTCGCTCGGGAAGGCACCGGCTTACGAGTAAACGGAGTCTTCCGAAACACCCCTGTTCCTATTGGCATTCGAACCAACACCATGCCTGACAACAGGGTGATTTACCCGATCGATATCACCCCCTACATTTTGACGCGCAACAATCCGGTGACGCCGATTGATATTCGAGTAGGGGACAATCTTGGAACGCTACGTGTAGTCCAGACAAACAATACAGGCAGCGGTTCGTCGCAACTCACCGTCACTTACACCGCCGCCAACAACTTCACCGTCTCCCCCTCAACCTGCACGATCAACAATAACAACCCGATCGTGATCGACTTCGGCAACGTACACCAGAGGGCAATCGGCACCGACCCGCTGACAACGTCCGTGCGCAGCGACCGCAGGCTGAACTACTCGTGCCCCGGCCCGGGGAGTGTTACCAGCCCGATCACCATTACCTACCAAGGCACGCCGTCGTCGTTCAATTCAAACCTGCTGACGATGAGCAATCCGGATGTGGGGACGGCGCTTGTTCGTGGGGGGAGTGCGGTGAGGGTAAACGGCTCGTTCCTAAGCCAGATCACCAACAACTCCGGGGGCGACGATGTGACGTTTGCGCTGGTCTCGCGATCGGGATCCCTGCCTGCCGCCGGGCCCATAAACGGGAGCGGTGTACTGATAATGGGCGTGCCCTGA
- a CDS encoding fimbrial protein, which yields MRHERVHKGWSCAGLAILLTFGLTSTGHAVDNLRFKGNLVEQACTIRPGDEAITLELWDVASKHLYINTRTVGKGFRLHLDDCDTTISESVSITFGGVENRELPGLFALDGGSGASGIGLGIETLSNKLLPVNTASDEQRLTNGNNVIELKAYVQGEPNAIRDQTIGHGAYRVSSIFTLDYP from the coding sequence ATGCGACATGAAAGGGTTCATAAGGGCTGGTCATGTGCCGGGTTGGCAATACTGCTGACCTTCGGCCTGACCTCCACTGGGCATGCGGTGGATAACCTGAGGTTCAAGGGCAACCTGGTCGAGCAGGCTTGCACGATCCGGCCGGGAGACGAGGCCATCACGCTGGAGCTCTGGGACGTTGCCAGCAAGCACCTCTATATCAACACGCGCACGGTGGGCAAAGGTTTCAGGCTGCACCTGGACGACTGTGACACCACCATCAGCGAGTCGGTCAGCATCACGTTCGGCGGTGTGGAGAACCGTGAATTACCCGGGTTGTTTGCGCTGGATGGTGGAAGCGGCGCCTCAGGTATCGGGCTCGGTATAGAAACGCTGAGCAATAAGCTACTGCCCGTGAATACCGCCAGCGACGAACAGCGGTTGACCAATGGCAACAACGTCATTGAGCTCAAAGCCTATGTGCAGGGTGAGCCGAACGCCATCAGGGATCAGACCATTGGGCATGGTGCCTACAGGGTGAGCTCTATTTTTACGCTGGATTATCCGTAG
- a CDS encoding fimbrial protein: MTFWSQRALLALCSIGLCSGASANVTFTGTLNEPPPCTIDSGSTIEVDFGDVGTKRVDGVKYRRTVGYTIRCGPSTLPWLLRLSINGTATTFDNSAVQTSVPELGIRLFQNNLPFRLNTPLDITLSSPPTLEVVPVKQPGSVLAPARFTAVATLLAEYQ; encoded by the coding sequence ATGACTTTTTGGTCGCAGCGAGCGTTGCTCGCCTTGTGTTCCATCGGCCTTTGCAGTGGTGCGTCGGCCAACGTGACGTTCACTGGAACGCTGAACGAACCCCCGCCCTGCACGATTGATTCTGGAAGCACGATTGAAGTGGACTTTGGCGATGTCGGCACAAAGCGTGTCGACGGCGTGAAATACCGCAGGACGGTCGGCTACACCATCCGATGCGGCCCCTCCACGCTGCCGTGGTTGCTGAGGTTGAGCATCAACGGCACCGCCACGACGTTTGACAACTCAGCGGTGCAGACCAGCGTGCCCGAGCTGGGTATTCGGCTGTTTCAAAACAACCTGCCGTTTCGACTCAATACGCCGCTGGACATCACCTTGTCGTCACCGCCGACATTGGAAGTGGTACCCGTCAAGCAGCCGGGTTCTGTTCTGGCCCCCGCCCGGTTTACAGCGGTGGCCACGTTGTTGGCCGAATACCAGTAG
- a CDS encoding fimbrial protein — MAKLTGSRAMFIGGCLLWAVSQSGQAATNLTIRAVIIAPPPCVINGGSTLNVPFGNDLHTTRIDGVTYRRDVPYTVSCTPPVYSNAMTLELKGVGAAFDSNVLLTRKADLGVKLFVNGADWPLNTAVRFTHPNFPVVQAVPVKRAGSTLTGGAFDATATLVIEYQ; from the coding sequence ATGGCTAAGTTAACCGGCTCGCGAGCCATGTTTATCGGTGGGTGCCTGTTGTGGGCGGTCAGCCAGAGTGGGCAGGCGGCAACCAACCTGACCATCCGCGCGGTCATCATCGCGCCGCCGCCGTGTGTGATTAACGGCGGCAGCACGCTCAATGTGCCGTTCGGCAATGACCTGCATACGACGCGCATTGATGGCGTCACGTATCGCCGGGATGTGCCGTATACCGTCAGTTGCACGCCCCCTGTCTACAGCAATGCAATGACCCTGGAGCTCAAGGGCGTTGGCGCAGCGTTTGATAGCAACGTGCTCTTGACCCGCAAGGCGGACCTTGGGGTAAAGCTGTTCGTCAACGGTGCTGACTGGCCGCTGAATACGGCGGTGAGATTTACCCATCCCAACTTTCCCGTCGTACAGGCAGTGCCGGTCAAACGGGCGGGCAGCACGCTGACGGGCGGGGCCTTTGATGCCACCGCCACCCTCGTGATCGAGTACCAATAA
- a CDS encoding fimbrial protein, whose amino-acid sequence MKLDNVKVLGCLLLALMASAHALDEEDIEGMVGRLNIRGAMHEMPCSLEMTSVHQTIDLGAISAGQLQRPGDQATAKTFQLRFKDCQRTAGKIASERTGNLTWSAHQPVLSVAFNAPADADDPRLVKVQGITGMGLRLTDVEGRDVQLGSRGEPLFLPLGDSTQTWNVQPTRTSAPLTSGAFRAVVDFRLNYE is encoded by the coding sequence ATGAAGTTAGACAACGTGAAGGTCTTGGGCTGTCTGTTACTGGCCTTGATGGCGAGTGCCCACGCCCTGGATGAAGAAGATATCGAGGGCATGGTGGGCCGGCTGAATATCCGCGGGGCCATGCATGAAATGCCTTGCAGCCTGGAGATGACGTCCGTCCATCAAACGATCGACCTGGGCGCCATCTCTGCCGGCCAGTTGCAACGGCCTGGGGATCAGGCGACCGCCAAGACGTTTCAGCTGCGTTTCAAGGATTGCCAGCGCACCGCCGGCAAGATCGCCAGTGAGCGTACGGGGAACCTGACATGGAGTGCCCACCAACCCGTGCTGTCGGTGGCGTTTAACGCGCCTGCCGATGCCGATGACCCACGGCTGGTCAAGGTGCAGGGCATCACCGGGATGGGCCTGCGTTTGACCGATGTCGAGGGCCGGGATGTACAGCTGGGCTCAAGGGGCGAGCCGCTGTTTTTGCCTCTGGGCGACAGCACTCAAACCTGGAATGTGCAGCCCACGCGCACCTCCGCGCCATTGACCAGCGGGGCATTTCGGGCCGTGGTGGATTTCAGGCTCAACTATGAGTAA
- a CDS encoding fimbria/pilus periplasmic chaperone, whose product MMLNIRLTCQAFALLALALSQGANAAVALDRTRVIFDGGKDATSVNITNNNTQLPYLAQGWIEDEAGKKITSPLIVLPPVQRLEPGKQSQVKVQALPAVKSLPQDRETVFYFNLREIPPRSDKANTLQIALQTRIKLFYRPKAIAPSQQDLSTPWQEKLTLTRQGDLYQVNNPTPYYVTLVDARSSKDGNTVEGFEPVMVPPRGSQTMGPTAKALGTTPYLAYVNDYGGRPLLAFTCSGETCNVNVQASQPSQ is encoded by the coding sequence ATGATGCTGAACATACGCCTCACCTGCCAGGCCTTCGCGCTGTTGGCCCTGGCCTTGAGCCAGGGCGCCAACGCCGCGGTTGCCCTGGACCGTACCCGAGTGATTTTTGATGGCGGCAAGGATGCCACCAGCGTGAACATCACCAATAACAACACCCAATTGCCGTATCTGGCCCAGGGCTGGATCGAGGATGAAGCGGGCAAAAAAATAACCTCGCCCTTGATCGTGCTGCCGCCGGTTCAACGATTGGAGCCCGGCAAACAAAGCCAGGTGAAAGTTCAGGCGTTGCCGGCGGTCAAGTCGCTGCCCCAGGATCGGGAGACCGTCTTCTACTTCAACCTGAGGGAAATTCCGCCCCGCAGCGACAAGGCCAACACCCTGCAAATTGCCCTGCAAACCCGGATCAAGTTGTTTTACCGGCCCAAAGCGATTGCGCCCAGCCAGCAAGACCTGTCCACCCCCTGGCAGGAGAAGCTGACCCTTACCCGCCAAGGCGACCTGTATCAGGTGAACAACCCCACGCCTTACTACGTGACTCTGGTGGACGCACGCAGCAGCAAGGACGGCAACACCGTGGAAGGTTTCGAGCCGGTGATGGTCCCGCCGAGAGGTTCGCAAACTATGGGGCCAACGGCCAAGGCACTCGGCACAACCCCCTATCTGGCCTACGTGAATGATTACGGCGGACGCCCGCTGCTGGCGTTCACCTGCAGTGGCGAAACGTGCAACGTGAACGTGCAAGCCTCGCAGCCTAGTCAGTAG
- a CDS encoding outer membrane usher protein → MWNALKVIHKLRPGFFGGLISLAGTAMGAGDIEFNTDVLDLSDRTNIDLSRFARSGFILPGNYAMVVQLNTQPMTEYSVAFYPPDNDPKGSQACLSPELVEQLGLKQSGVAKLRWWKDGQCLDPEGLPGMEVSADLATSTLSISLPQAYLEYSAINWDPPSRWDEGVPGLLVDYNMTAQSSYRRHDGTRNDLTGNGTVGANAGAWRLRADWQGRVEKDRESSARRQKLEWSRYYAYRALPEMKARLVVGEDYLYSDLFDSFRFTGAGLKSDESQLPPNLRGYAPEVVGVAKTNAKVIISQQGRVLYETLVAAGPFRIQDLNDAVSGRLDVRVEEQDGSVQKFQLDTAGVPYLTRPGQVRYKLSAGQPSNLQYHDDGAFFGTGEFSWGISNGWSLLGGAILDNNYRALSAGVGRDLLAFGAISVDVTESRAHLWNETLTGKSYRLQYSKHFEQYDSQVTFAGYRFSEKNFLSMSQYLDAKHYGMNGELGGRGVYDQNGELVEHWRPIGGNKALYTVTVNKQFRDLGATVYASYNKQTYWNRPQTQRWNLSASRYFNFGTVKNLNMSLNVYRTREYHHKDNGMSLTVSLPFGRSGTLSMDASRTGGDNGFSTRFSDRIDERNSYQLGASDNSANGYLSHIGDQADIDLSASTQQGNNRTLSASVRGGGTLTPYGAALHRTTSAGGTRLMVDTGGVPDVPIRGYGTPTRSNAFGKAVISDISSYQRTAASVDLERLPNNVEATQSVTQLTLTEGAIGYRSLEVISGTKAMAVLRLPDGSAPPFGATVQNMKQQDTGVVNDGGDVYLSGIQAGEKMIVSWGGAERCLIELPVILPADGLTDALQLRCQMVAVDQSLPEPAALTGERNDMENTPS, encoded by the coding sequence ATGTGGAATGCGTTGAAAGTCATACATAAGCTTCGCCCGGGCTTCTTTGGCGGGTTGATATCACTGGCAGGAACTGCAATGGGAGCCGGGGATATTGAATTTAATACCGACGTGCTTGATCTGAGTGACCGCACCAATATTGACTTGTCTCGATTTGCACGCAGCGGGTTTATCTTGCCCGGCAACTACGCGATGGTGGTGCAGTTAAATACCCAGCCAATGACTGAATACTCAGTGGCGTTCTATCCTCCTGATAATGATCCCAAGGGAAGTCAGGCCTGTTTATCCCCGGAACTTGTAGAACAGTTGGGCCTGAAACAGTCCGGCGTGGCCAAACTGCGCTGGTGGAAAGACGGCCAGTGCCTGGACCCTGAAGGCTTGCCCGGTATGGAGGTGAGCGCCGACCTGGCCACCTCCACGCTGAGCATCAGCCTGCCTCAGGCCTATCTGGAATACAGCGCCATCAACTGGGACCCGCCTTCACGTTGGGATGAAGGGGTGCCGGGGCTGCTGGTCGACTACAACATGACGGCGCAGTCGAGTTACCGCCGGCACGACGGTACCCGCAATGACCTCACGGGTAACGGAACCGTCGGGGCCAATGCGGGGGCCTGGCGCCTGAGGGCGGATTGGCAGGGGCGTGTCGAGAAAGACCGGGAATCGTCGGCCCGGCGGCAAAAACTGGAATGGAGCCGTTACTACGCGTATCGCGCCCTTCCTGAGATGAAAGCGCGCCTGGTGGTGGGCGAGGACTACCTGTATTCGGACCTGTTCGACAGCTTTCGTTTTACCGGGGCCGGGCTCAAGTCGGATGAAAGCCAGCTGCCACCCAACTTGCGCGGTTACGCGCCGGAAGTGGTTGGCGTCGCCAAGACCAATGCCAAAGTCATCATCAGCCAGCAGGGCCGTGTGCTGTATGAAACGCTGGTGGCGGCAGGACCGTTTCGTATCCAGGACCTGAATGACGCCGTGTCCGGCAGGCTGGATGTGCGGGTGGAAGAGCAGGACGGTTCGGTACAGAAATTCCAGCTCGATACGGCCGGTGTTCCCTACCTGACACGTCCCGGGCAGGTGCGTTACAAGCTGTCTGCCGGGCAGCCGTCCAACCTTCAATACCACGACGACGGTGCCTTCTTTGGTACCGGCGAGTTCTCCTGGGGCATCAGCAACGGCTGGTCGCTGTTGGGCGGTGCGATATTGGATAACAACTACCGTGCGCTGTCGGCCGGGGTGGGGCGTGATCTGCTGGCGTTCGGGGCCATCTCGGTGGACGTGACAGAGTCCCGCGCACACCTTTGGAACGAGACGCTCACGGGTAAATCCTACCGGCTTCAATATTCCAAGCACTTCGAACAGTACGACAGCCAGGTCACCTTCGCGGGTTACCGGTTCTCCGAAAAGAACTTCCTGAGCATGAGCCAATACCTGGATGCCAAGCATTACGGGATGAACGGCGAACTCGGCGGGCGGGGCGTGTATGACCAGAACGGTGAGCTTGTTGAACACTGGAGGCCGATTGGCGGCAACAAGGCCCTTTATACAGTCACGGTGAACAAGCAGTTCCGTGACCTGGGCGCCACCGTCTACGCCAGCTACAACAAACAAACGTACTGGAACCGGCCGCAGACCCAGCGCTGGAACCTGTCGGCGTCACGCTACTTCAATTTTGGCACCGTCAAAAACCTGAACATGTCGCTGAACGTCTACCGCACCCGGGAGTACCACCATAAGGATAACGGGATGTCGCTGACAGTCAGTTTGCCGTTCGGGCGCAGCGGCACACTCTCGATGGATGCCAGTAGAACCGGGGGTGATAACGGCTTTTCAACGCGCTTCAGCGACCGCATCGACGAGCGCAACAGCTACCAGTTGGGTGCCAGCGATAACTCCGCCAACGGTTACCTGAGTCATATCGGGGACCAGGCCGACATCGACCTGAGCGCGAGTACCCAACAAGGCAATAACCGAACCCTCAGTGCGTCTGTTCGCGGTGGCGGCACGCTCACGCCTTACGGCGCGGCGCTCCACCGTACAACCAGTGCCGGCGGAACTCGGTTGATGGTCGACACCGGTGGTGTGCCCGACGTGCCGATACGGGGTTATGGCACGCCGACCCGCAGTAACGCCTTCGGCAAGGCGGTCATTTCCGATATCAGCAGCTATCAGCGTACGGCGGCCAGCGTCGATCTGGAGCGCTTGCCGAACAACGTCGAAGCCACTCAATCCGTGACCCAACTGACCCTCACCGAAGGGGCGATTGGTTACCGGTCGCTGGAGGTGATTAGCGGTACGAAAGCCATGGCTGTTCTTCGTCTGCCGGATGGCAGTGCACCGCCCTTTGGCGCGACGGTGCAGAACATGAAACAGCAGGACACCGGGGTGGTGAATGACGGCGGGGATGTCTACCTGAGCGGCATTCAGGCCGGCGAGAAGATGATCGTCAGTTGGGGCGGCGCTGAACGATGCCTCATCGAACTGCCTGTGATTTTACCGGCTGATGGCCTGACCGATGCCCTGCAACTGCGCTGCCAAATGGTAGCCGTGGATCAATCCTTGCCCGAGCCAGCAGCGCTGACCGGCGAGCGTAACGATATGGAGAACACACCCTCATGA
- a CDS encoding fimbrial protein, with the protein MKTFISLAIASSLTMFISPWVFAQADAQGDGVVTLGGVIIDSACGLEAATVDQTIEMDSEPIGRLLRDGQGQKHPFQLRLVNCSVTRPDPSRPGVTLPDWEHLRVTFDGPSDRGGRSFAAFGGSQGVAFHIQDAAGEESVPGVPMALHPVIDGDMTLNYTVHLVGNGVPLLAGDHTAAVRFKLEYF; encoded by the coding sequence GTGAAAACATTCATAAGTCTCGCTATCGCCTCCTCATTGACGATGTTCATCAGCCCTTGGGTGTTCGCGCAGGCGGATGCGCAAGGCGATGGGGTCGTCACGCTGGGAGGCGTGATCATCGATTCAGCCTGCGGGCTGGAAGCGGCCACTGTCGATCAAACCATCGAGATGGATTCCGAACCCATCGGCCGGCTTCTACGAGACGGACAGGGGCAGAAACATCCCTTCCAGTTGCGTCTGGTGAACTGCTCGGTGACTCGTCCCGACCCCTCGCGCCCCGGCGTAACGCTGCCGGATTGGGAACACCTGCGCGTGACATTCGACGGCCCTTCCGACCGGGGCGGGCGCTCCTTTGCTGCTTTTGGTGGCTCACAGGGGGTCGCCTTCCATATCCAGGATGCGGCGGGTGAAGAGAGTGTTCCGGGAGTGCCGATGGCGCTGCATCCGGTGATTGATGGCGACATGACGCTCAACTACACGGTGCACTTGGTGGGCAACGGAGTGCCGCTCTTGGCGGGGGATCACACGGCCGCCGTGCGGTTCAAGTTGGAATACTTTTGA
- a CDS encoding fimbrial protein, which produces MNSKVKTALLTLGLLAGSISVANAADGTVTFLGSVHSGACSIKPESVDQSVHLGAIAKHQLETGGRSQSRPVRIELEGCDLSSLTDNTVTTTFTGAPSGAVPGAIGTVGGAGGIGVMMTHGGRPVVLGTPTTPQVISTGNNTLEFGAYVQGQATGAIVPGEFSAVTNFTLAYQ; this is translated from the coding sequence ATGAATTCTAAAGTGAAAACTGCGCTGTTAACTCTCGGCCTGCTGGCAGGTTCGATCTCTGTAGCCAATGCTGCGGATGGAACGGTTACGTTTTTGGGGTCTGTGCACTCGGGTGCTTGCTCTATCAAGCCTGAATCCGTAGATCAGTCGGTTCACCTTGGCGCGATCGCAAAGCATCAGCTGGAAACCGGTGGCCGGTCTCAGTCCCGCCCTGTGCGTATCGAACTGGAAGGCTGCGACCTGTCCAGCCTCACCGATAACACCGTCACCACTACCTTTACTGGCGCGCCATCGGGCGCTGTGCCTGGCGCCATCGGCACTGTCGGTGGCGCGGGTGGCATCGGCGTCATGATGACCCATGGCGGCCGACCTGTCGTGCTGGGTACCCCTACGACCCCGCAGGTCATTTCCACCGGTAACAACACGCTGGAATTCGGTGCCTACGTACAAGGCCAGGCCACCGGCGCAATCGTTCCTGGTGAGTTCAGCGCGGTCACCAATTTCACCTTGGCTTATCAGTAA
- a CDS encoding PadR family transcriptional regulator yields the protein MRDHHSHREGRDGFEKRPGRERGGRGPRVFAPGDLKLLLLALIAEQPCHGYDLIRQIEGLFDGAYSPSPGVIYPTLTFLEESEMISGDAEGGKKRYTITDAGRLSLSEQAIALEGVRMRIDVSKRSLRGHDRPPEIHEAVHNLRHALQLHHGRWSPEEIVRVAALLNTTAQAIVDGPAVQPVPEQAQ from the coding sequence ATGAGAGACCATCATTCCCACCGCGAGGGCCGCGACGGCTTCGAGAAACGCCCAGGCCGCGAACGCGGCGGCCGCGGCCCGCGGGTATTCGCCCCCGGCGACCTGAAACTGCTGCTGTTGGCGCTGATCGCCGAACAGCCATGCCACGGCTACGACCTGATCCGCCAGATCGAAGGCCTGTTCGATGGCGCCTACAGCCCCAGCCCCGGCGTGATCTACCCGACCCTGACCTTCCTTGAAGAAAGCGAAATGATCAGCGGCGACGCCGAAGGCGGAAAAAAACGCTACACAATCACCGACGCCGGACGTCTTTCCTTAAGTGAGCAAGCAATTGCCCTGGAAGGCGTGCGCATGCGCATTGACGTGAGCAAGCGCTCCCTGCGTGGCCATGACCGCCCGCCGGAAATTCACGAGGCGGTGCACAACCTGCGCCATGCCTTGCAGCTTCACCACGGACGCTGGAGCCCGGAAGAAATCGTCCGGGTTGCCGCCCTGCTCAACACCACGGCCCAGGCCATCGTCGACGGTCCGGCTGTTCAACCTGTACCGGAGCAAGCCCAATGA
- a CDS encoding siderophore-interacting protein, with translation MTEPNKLEIHRVMHEIKRRRLEVLKVVDITPRMRRITVGGPQLAGFVSLGADDHIKLLFPQNAAEQAALDDPNFSLQGDGPAPAMRDYTPRRFDLEIGELEIDFVLHGDGPASTWAEQAKVGQHLHIGGPRGSLIVPDIFDSYLLIGDETAIPAIARRAEELPAGRKVLAVIEIENTAEQQPLHSAAEVEVIWVVRGQDDLLETVQNLTLPGGSLYSFVATEAKLSRQVRRVLLDQHKVNEASLKAVGYWRADASEE, from the coding sequence ATGACTGAACCGAATAAACTCGAAATCCACCGCGTCATGCACGAGATCAAACGCCGCCGCCTGGAAGTACTGAAGGTGGTGGATATCACCCCGCGCATGCGCCGTATCACCGTTGGCGGGCCGCAACTGGCCGGGTTTGTGAGCCTGGGTGCCGACGACCATATCAAGCTGCTGTTCCCGCAGAACGCCGCCGAGCAAGCGGCGCTGGACGACCCGAACTTCAGCCTCCAGGGCGACGGCCCTGCACCCGCCATGCGGGACTACACGCCACGGCGTTTTGACCTGGAGATTGGCGAACTGGAGATCGACTTCGTGCTGCACGGCGATGGCCCTGCGTCCACCTGGGCCGAACAGGCCAAGGTCGGCCAGCACCTGCATATCGGTGGGCCACGGGGCTCGCTGATCGTGCCGGATATCTTCGACAGCTACTTGCTGATCGGCGATGAAACCGCGATTCCGGCCATTGCCCGGCGCGCCGAGGAATTACCGGCAGGGCGTAAGGTATTGGCGGTCATCGAGATCGAAAATACGGCGGAACAGCAGCCGCTGCACAGCGCTGCCGAGGTTGAAGTGATCTGGGTGGTACGCGGCCAGGACGACCTGCTTGAAACCGTGCAGAACCTCACGTTGCCGGGCGGTTCGCTGTACAGCTTTGTCGCCACCGAGGCCAAACTGTCGCGCCAGGTACGGCGGGTGTTGCTGGATCAGCACAAGGTGAATGAGGCGTCCCTCAAGGCCGTGGGCTACTGGCGCGCCGACGCCAGCGAGGAATAG
- a CDS encoding Pr6Pr family membrane protein, which yields MKRHLIGLAALGGWAGLALQQYIIFYFRWVDGASLLPGLVNFFSFFTVLTNTLVAVVLTHAWVQRPTAASRFFLGPVVSSGIAVSIVVVSLAYSLLLRHMWAPAGLQFMADELLHDVMPLVFVVYWWCCVPKGSLRLKHIGLWVIYPVVYFAYALLRGYVWGLYQYPFIDVDKLGYPQVFINAGGILAGFVLVALAVVGLDRLASRHR from the coding sequence GTGAAACGTCACCTTATCGGCCTGGCAGCCCTCGGCGGTTGGGCTGGCCTGGCGCTGCAGCAGTACATCATTTTCTATTTTCGCTGGGTTGATGGCGCGAGCCTGTTGCCGGGCCTGGTGAATTTTTTCAGCTTCTTCACCGTGCTCACCAACACCCTGGTGGCGGTGGTGTTGACCCATGCCTGGGTGCAACGGCCAACGGCAGCGAGCCGGTTTTTCCTCGGGCCGGTGGTCAGCAGCGGCATCGCCGTGAGCATTGTGGTGGTCAGCCTCGCCTACAGCCTGTTGCTGCGGCATATGTGGGCGCCTGCAGGCCTGCAGTTTATGGCGGACGAGTTGCTGCACGACGTGATGCCGTTGGTGTTTGTGGTGTATTGGTGGTGCTGCGTACCCAAGGGCAGCCTGCGGCTCAAACACATCGGGCTGTGGGTGATCTACCCGGTGGTGTACTTCGCGTATGCGCTGTTGCGCGGGTATGTGTGGGGGCTGTATCAGTACCCGTTCATTGACGTGGACAAGCTGGGTTATCCACAGGTGTTTATCAATGCCGGGGGGATTCTGGCGGGGTTCGTGCTGGTGGCGCTGGCAGTGGTGGGGCTGGACAGGCTTGCCAGCCGCCACCGCTGA
- a CDS encoding VF530 family DNA-binding protein: MTATNKDPLHGVTLEQVLTALVAHYQWEGLAERINIRCFSSDPSIKSSLSFLRKTPWAREKVEGLYVKLMRTKRPVED, encoded by the coding sequence ATGACCGCGACAAACAAAGACCCACTGCACGGCGTCACCCTGGAACAGGTCCTCACCGCACTGGTGGCGCATTACCAATGGGAAGGCCTGGCCGAGCGCATCAACATCCGCTGTTTCTCCAGTGACCCGAGCATCAAGTCGAGCCTGTCGTTCCTGCGCAAGACGCCGTGGGCACGTGAGAAGGTCGAGGGTCTGTACGTGAAGTTGATGCGCACCAAGCGGCCGGTCGAGGATTGA